Proteins from a genomic interval of Oceanispirochaeta crateris:
- a CDS encoding SIR2 family NAD-dependent protein deacylase: MTDKKIVFFTGAGISAESNIPTFRDYMGKAHEENFEKLLSLSYFVKHPEKTWEWLDGFIQLINESEPNEAHKLIASLRASVITQNIDNFHTLAGSEDVVELHGSIGTCICMKCHKRQGLISKCSCGSWTKPDFTFYEENLNEEAIYKAEELAKEADIFVIVGTSGIVYPAANIPTIAKHAGARVYEINPGINAFPPTIVDRYIKKGASEGIKLLIDLIKE, encoded by the coding sequence ATGACAGATAAAAAAATTGTATTCTTTACCGGTGCCGGAATATCTGCGGAAAGCAATATCCCGACCTTTAGAGATTACATGGGAAAGGCCCATGAAGAGAATTTTGAAAAACTCCTATCATTATCCTATTTTGTCAAACATCCTGAGAAAACCTGGGAATGGTTGGATGGTTTTATCCAATTGATCAATGAATCAGAGCCCAATGAAGCCCATAAACTGATTGCATCACTGAGAGCCTCTGTTATTACTCAAAATATTGACAACTTTCATACCCTGGCCGGCAGTGAGGATGTTGTAGAACTACATGGTTCTATTGGAACCTGTATCTGTATGAAATGTCATAAAAGACAAGGTCTCATATCGAAATGCTCCTGTGGGTCCTGGACAAAACCGGATTTTACATTCTATGAAGAGAACCTTAATGAAGAAGCAATTTACAAAGCTGAAGAACTGGCAAAAGAAGCTGATATCTTTGTGATCGTCGGCACTTCGGGGATTGTATACCCTGCGGCCAATATCCCGACCATTGCAAAGCATGCGGGAGCAAGGGTATATGAAATCAATCCCGGTATAAATGCCTTTCCTCCTACAATAGTAGACAGGTATATCAAAAAGGGAGCTAGCGAAGGAATAAAACTACTAATAGATTTGATAAAGGAATAA
- a CDS encoding ATP-binding protein produces the protein MGYIKHNGKKYKSIRLRISRFTDFSQILEEFHHIVINGVNDKKLENIRYALLEIINNSVRAHKEKNENKEIILKMMLEEEELIIKISDHGGGFDKKMLPYDLDQNIKDIDINNQDFLKYRERYGFNRFGMGLFMTKKTFDAFILKFIESDGSLNDEFKEGRTIGTCIELRSNIKNENE, from the coding sequence ATGGGATATATAAAACATAATGGAAAAAAATATAAATCTATAAGGCTCCGGATTTCCCGTTTCACCGACTTCTCACAGATCCTTGAAGAGTTTCACCATATTGTTATAAACGGCGTAAATGATAAAAAACTGGAGAATATCCGTTATGCCTTACTGGAGATTATAAACAATTCAGTGAGAGCCCATAAAGAAAAAAACGAGAATAAAGAGATAATCCTGAAGATGATGTTAGAAGAAGAAGAGCTCATAATAAAGATTTCTGACCATGGTGGAGGCTTTGATAAAAAGATGCTGCCCTATGATCTGGATCAAAACATTAAAGATATTGATATCAATAACCAGGATTTTTTAAAATATCGTGAACGATATGGATTCAACAGGTTCGGCATGGGTTTATTTATGACCAAAAAGACATTTGATGCCTTTATTCTAAAGTTTATTGAATCAGATGGTTCTCTGAATGATGAATTCAAAGAAGGCAGGACCATAGGAACCTGCATTGAACTCAGGAGCAATATAAAAAATGAAAACGAATAG
- a CDS encoding PilZ domain-containing protein codes for MKTNRKTQRSQSYAKVLLDNSLPAYIRDISVDGFRVYSPVPLPYQEGNSVSCRIFPTNDSGDSFKIKGLIRWNKQDVEGEDLMGILISSFESTEGKILYKSLNQRFFKAP; via the coding sequence ATGAAAACGAATAGAAAGACACAGAGAAGCCAGAGCTATGCGAAGGTTCTACTAGATAACAGCCTTCCCGCCTATATCCGGGACATCAGTGTCGATGGATTCAGAGTCTATTCACCAGTACCTCTTCCCTATCAGGAAGGGAACAGTGTCAGTTGTCGCATTTTCCCTACGAATGACAGTGGTGATTCTTTCAAAATCAAGGGCCTCATCCGTTGGAACAAACAGGACGTGGAAGGTGAAGATTTAATGGGCATCCTCATCAGCTCTTTTGAATCCACCGAGGGTAAAATTCTCTATAAATCCTTAAATCAACGTTTTTTTAAGGCTCCCTGA
- a CDS encoding STAS domain-containing protein, protein MELKVRKSGSVYIIDIEGEMDLYNAFKLKELVGKMLEKRITLFVLNMEKVEYIDSSGIGALIYVSSALKKRSARLIITNVHGSVKKVIELTKLTGYFPMRDTLKEGILELQRGQ, encoded by the coding sequence TTGGAACTGAAAGTCAGAAAAAGCGGAAGTGTTTATATCATAGATATTGAAGGCGAAATGGACCTATACAATGCCTTCAAACTGAAAGAACTTGTGGGTAAGATGCTTGAAAAAAGAATTACCCTCTTCGTTCTGAACATGGAGAAAGTGGAATATATTGATTCCAGCGGCATAGGCGCCTTGATCTATGTCAGCTCTGCTCTCAAGAAAAGGAGTGCCCGTTTAATCATCACAAATGTACACGGTTCTGTTAAAAAAGTAATAGAATTGACAAAGCTAACTGGTTACTTTCCCATGCGGGATACCTTGAAAGAGGGGATTCTTGAACTTCAGAGGGGTCAATAA
- a CDS encoding ATP-binding protein: MEMKKIEINDNHPLMEKENLFYKEFPSDFRQIRYFTLLIVQKAPPEIREINLLEQQISELIKNAVKHGNHSDPEKLVKVWYTFSEDYARIIIEDEGDGFKAIQEWNEFNAKRNDCLVNEDYETLSEFVSYRTEKSDDNDGGNAMFAALEYWDNGVVFTEKANCVAVGKSFHRKKTGIQMD; this comes from the coding sequence ATGGAAATGAAAAAAATAGAAATCAATGACAATCATCCTCTGATGGAAAAGGAAAACCTATTTTACAAGGAATTTCCAAGCGATTTCAGGCAGATTAGATATTTCACACTGCTTATAGTGCAAAAGGCACCTCCCGAGATAAGAGAAATAAACCTGCTGGAACAACAAATTTCCGAATTGATCAAGAACGCTGTCAAACATGGAAACCATAGCGATCCGGAAAAACTCGTAAAGGTTTGGTATACCTTCTCTGAGGATTATGCACGCATCATCATTGAAGATGAGGGTGATGGATTCAAGGCCATTCAGGAATGGAATGAATTTAATGCGAAACGGAATGACTGTCTCGTCAACGAAGATTATGAAACTCTCTCTGAATTTGTCTCATACAGAACAGAAAAGAGTGATGATAATGATGGCGGAAATGCCATGTTTGCAGCTCTGGAATATTGGGATAACGGTGTTGTTTTCACGGAGAAAGCAAATTGTGTTGCCGTTGGAAAGTCCTTCCATCGAAAGAAGACAGGAATTCAGATGGATTAA